The window GTTATATAATAATGAACTATTTTTTCACCATTACTTGTTATTCCCACATTTAAATTACTTTAGTCAATTGAGTACGTTTCATAAAGTATGACTACTACATGAAAAACGAAGTGGGCAATAATGGTATTCCTATTCTAGTGTAACATTGTTTGATTCGGGAATAAAATATTTAGCATTATTTATCGAAAAAAGTCAATTTGTTTGGTTTTCCATTAATAATTCGTTATAATTCATTACTATATTTAGTATTAATAAAAGTAACTTCATGTAGAAAGGACATAAATGATGAATATTGACCTTACAAATTTTGATATCTATGCTGTACTAACAGCGCTTGGAATTATTTTTATTAGACTTTGCGTGATATTAATTGCATACTCAGTTATTAAATCATTAGGCAATAAATTAATTTCCAAACTATTTCAACGTGCACAAGATCGCCAAGGCTTAACAAGAGGACGAGCAATGACGTTGGAAAAACTCACGGTAAATATTTTTACATATGCGTTGATTTTCTTTCTATTCATCCTAGTCTTGGAGAACGTTTTTAATATTCGCGCCACTCCTATTTTAGCTGGTGCTGGTATTGTAGGATTAGCGGTTGGTTTTGGTGCACAAGGTCTTGTAAGTGACGTTGTAACAGGATTTTTTCTTTTGCTTGAAAAACAACTGGATGTTGGTGATTTTGTTACAACAGCTGGCATGTCAGGTATAGTAGAAGAAGTTGGATTACGCACAACAAAGTTGCGCGATTTTGACGGTACATTACATTTTATCCCTAACAGAGAAATAGCTAGTATGAGTAATCATTCTCGCGGTACTATGCGTGCGCTTGTTGATATGAGTATTTCTTATGACGATGACATTGATAAAGCAATGAAGGTACTTCAAGATGTATGCGATAAATTCGCCGTAGAAGAACCCGCTATAAAAGAAGGACCAAATGTTGTGGGAGTTCAAACATTAGGGGATTCTGATGTAGTTATTCGAATTGTTGCAAGAACAGAAAATATGGAACAATGGGCAGTAGAGCGTAAACTACGAAAAGCGATGAAAGAAGCGCTTGATGCGAACGGAATTGAAATACCTTTCCCACATCAAGTATTTATTGAAAAGAAGAACTAAAAAAGAAGAGCGAGATTTCGCTCTTTTTTTTTAATGATTTAATTTACTTTCCACTTGCTGACAAACTTCATCTGCAGAAAGGCCACTTGCTTCGATTACGGACCCTGCAGTTACACTATTCGTAATCCCCATTACATTATTATCAATACCAGTAATAACGCAGCAGTCACAGCCTTTTGCGTCATCTTCATTTGTAAGTTGTACGACATCGTACCCTTTTTGTTGAAGCGCTTCTTGTACTGCTGTTAACGATTGTTCTACACCAACTTTTGGCATAAATTCCACCTCCTCAAAGATAATTTCTCTCATAGAGTAAAATTTATGCAAAAATAATTTGGTGATTTATCGTGACATGTACTTCGTAATGAGAGCAATTGCTTTTTCTATAGCATCTTCATTAGGGTTAAGTTTGGAATGGTGTAACCCAAACGGGGAACCTACACCCAACCAAAACATAAAACCAGGTATGTTTTCAATCATGTATCCATAATCTTCACCAGTCATAGCTTCTTGACATTCGATTAACTTAATATCCGTCTCATCTTGAACAAAGTTCATAAATTCTTCCGTTAATGTATGATCATTATACACTTGGTGGTACATGCAACCATAATCGATAGTAGCTTGACAATTAAAACCAACTTCAATTCCTTTCACTACCGATTCAATACGGTCTTTTACGCTTTTCATAGATGTAGCAGACAGCGTACGAATGGTTCCTTCTAGCCTTGCTTTCTCTGCTATAATATTTTGAACTGTTCCTCCAGTTATTTTTCCGACTGTAATAACTGCACTATCTAATGGATTAACATTTCTTGCTACTATTGATTGTAACTGCGTAACAAGGTAGCTTGCTGCCACAACCATATCATTTGTATGATGAGGAAATGCAGCATGTCCTCCTTTACCGAGTAAATCAATAAATAGTTCAGATGTATTTGCAAAAAGTAATCCTTGCTTTGTTGCAATTGTCCCAACTGGATATTCAGGTGCAATATGAAGAGCTATAATGTTATCAGGTTTCCACTTATGAAAAGATTCTGCTTGAATCATCGGTAAAGCCCCACCAGGCCCCTCTTCTGCAGGTTGGAATAGGAACAATATATGATCGTTTGGCTGGTTATGAGCGAAATGAGTTAATATGCCTAATGCAATGGACATATGGAAATCATGTCCACAGGCATGCATCATTCCTTCATGCTTTGACATAAAAGGTAAATCTGTCTCTTCTGTTATTGGTAGTCCGTCCATATCCGCCCGATAACCGACCGTTTTATTACCAATAGATCCTTTTATAAATACGAATATACCAGTTCTCCATGTTTCTATTTCAAGATTATCATTTGGTAATCGTGATAGGTAGTTCAATAAATAGCTTTGTGTTTTATATTCTTCAAATCCTTTTTCAGGAATTAGGTGAAGGTCACGCCTAATTTCAACATACGATTTTTCAGTCATACTTCTCTCTCCTCATCTTACATATCCAAAATACACATACAACAAAGGCGCGGAAATTTCTCCACGCCTTTTGCCTATTTTTTATAATTGACGAAGTTCTTGTTTAATTTCTGTTTTTGACTTTGTTTTTTCATCAATATCTTTAATTTTTCTTGCTGGAGTACCAGCGACTACTGTATATGGTGCTACATCATCAATAACAATCGCTCCAGCAGCAACAACTGCACCTTTTCCAACTGTTACACCTTCTAAAACTACAGCATTTGCCCCAATTACTACATCGTCTTCTACTACTACGGGCTTAGCTGACGGCGGCTCAATAACACCCGCAAGAACAGTTCCCGCTCCGATGTGACAGTTCTTCCCAACAGTAGCACGACCACCTAATACTACATTCATATCAATCATAGTACCTTCGCCGATAACAGCTCCAATATTTATTGACGCACCCATCATAATAACAGCATTGTCACCAATTTCAACTTGGTCGCGAATGATTGCACCTGGTTCGATACGAGCTTTAATACCCTTCATATCTAATAAAGGAATAGCCGAATTGCGGCGGTCATTTTCTACAACATAATCTTCAATTTTTGCTTCGTTTTGTTGTAAAGCTTCTTGGATCTCTGCCCATTCACCGAATACAACTCCTGTATTTCCAGTGACGAATACTTTAGAAGCTTCGCCGAAGTTAATTCCTTCTAATTCACCTTGTACATAAACTTTTACAGGTGTAGATTTTTTACTATTTTGAATAAAAGAGATAATTTCGTTTGCATCCATCATTTTCATTTTTGTGTCCTCCTATGTATGTATTGCATAATGAAGGAGCTTTCACTAACTATGAAAGCTCATTATTCCTTTACTCTACCAAACAAAAAATAGTGTGACAAGTAATTTACACTCTAAGTTCTTTTTGAGATTTTAAATTTTCATATCATTCTTTCTTCCAATAATTCGAACAATAAAAAATCCAATTATGAAAGTAAGAATACTAATAATATTCATTATTATGTTTGATGATATTCCTGGAAATACAACAACAGCAGAACCCAGCACTAACCCTATAATGACTGCAAACGTCCCAACGGCAAAATGATTTAGCAAATACCTAACTATTTTGCTACAAAGAATAAAACCTATTATAATTCCTGCAGCAAATGTAAATATTATTGGAAAGTTGAAATTACTAATAGCTGAAATAGCTGATGCGTACGTGCCAATAACTAACAACACTAAAGAGCCACTTATTCCAGGTAATAATAGAGCCATACTAGCTATCCAACCAGAAAAAAAGAAAAGGAAAAAAGTTGAAAATGTTAATTCATTAATAATCACTGCCTCTGTACTATTTTTAAATGGTGCCATGGCGGCGACTAATAGAAATGCAATAAAAAGTAAACCGAAATGTCTCTTGGTAAAGTTATTCTTTATATCCGCTGTTTTTACTAACATCGGTATTATTCCAAAAATAAGACCTATAAACAAAAATGATGTTGGTTGAATAAAGTTTTCCATTAAGAATTCCATTAGGTTACTAAAAGCAAATATTGCAGCTACCATTCCAATACCTAAAGGTAGTAAGAAAGGTATTTGTTTGTACCAATCTCGGCTAAAAAATCGGTTGATAGAGTTAATTAATTGTTCATATATACCTAAAATAAACGCCATCGTTCCCCCACTTACACCCGGAACTAAGTCGCTGATTCCCATAATAACCCCACGATAGAGGTTTTTCCATTCCATTTTCATATGCTATGCTCACCCTTACACTTAATCTAAATTATACATTTCATAATGTTACTACTTTTCTTGTGATTAATCTACCAAAACTATTCTGCGAATTCTTCTAATATATCCATGAAAGCTTCTACTTGCTTTAATTGAAAAGTTGACTCGTATCCAATTAACCAAGTATCCCTTTTTAATACATCCGTTTCATTGTTTCCTAAGGGTATTTTGTTTATATGAGTATCATTGTCTTGTATTGTAACGGAGGGTAATATTGCATAACCTATTCCGTTCAATGCCATTTGCTTACACGTTTCAATTTGATCTACTACGATTGTTCGCTTTGGTGCATTCGGAAAATGTCGACGCCACCATACTTGAATCTCTTGATAGTATGTTGAATCACTTTTAAACTGAATAAAAGGTCTTTCTGTATGAGCCAACTCGTCTATCGTAGTTATGTCGGTATCGACTAAATAGAGTGTATCACTCAACACATGTTTCTTAACACCCTTCCACTCAGGATTTCCTCGAATTATTCCGACATGAACTTCATCTTCATATAAACTTTTTAATATATCACTACTCCATCCAGTTACAAGTGAGACTTTTGCTTGTGGATATTGTTTAATAAATCTTTTTAGTACTTTTGGCAACCAATATTGCCCAATAATAGTAGCTACTGCAATCTTTAACGTTCCATTTACTTTCTCATCATCCAAAGAATTAATTTCTTCTCTTACTTTACCTTCTCTTTGTAACACTTCATCAGCAAACTGTACAATCCTTTCCCCTGCAGGTGTAATTAATAAACCTTTTTGAGTTCTGATAAAAATTTTAGTCCCCCAACCTTTCTCAATAGATTGGAGTCGTTGGGACAAAGCGGGTTGAGAAACAAAAAGCCTTTCTGCTGCTTTACGCATATTTTTCTCTTTCGCTAGAACGGTCAAAATTTCAAATTCAGATGTATTCATTACTATCTCCTCCCTCATACGCAATAAGTAAATCTTATGTTATTTGTTAATTATTTTATAATTTCATTATGACTTAATAACACATAAAATAAAAGAGAAGTCGAGAGAAAAGGATGATATTAATGGAACAGTACCTTTTCATTACGTTAATTGGTTTTGTAGCAACATTTATTGGAACGCTCGGTGGTGGTGGTGGTCTTATAAGTTTACCCGCAATGTTGTTTTTAGGAGTACCTATTCATAGTGCGATTGCCGCTAATAAATTCTCCAATACTTTTAGTTCATTTAGTAGCTTTTTTGCCTTATGGAGAAAGAAAGAAGTAAATGCAAAACTAGCTTTTTCCTTATTACCATTTACAATGGCTGGAGGTGTCATAGGTGCGATAGGTGCATCCATTTTAGAAGAACATACTCTTTTATATATCGCGCTATTTTTACTTATTTTTTCTATTTTCTTGAATAACGCTAAAGATATGTTCCGTTTCATTTCTAGAAAGCAAAAGAAGTTATTTTCCCCTACTTATTTTATGATTGGTGCTTATGACGGTTTTTTTGGTCCAGGGCAAGCAATTATGTTAATGCATAGCTTCTTATCTTCTGGCTATTCATATGTTACCTCTATCGGTTTATCACGTCTTCAAACATTCGCAAGTTGCATTATGTCCTTTCTTGTTTACTTTTCCTTTGGTTATTTTGATTGGAGAGTTGGTGGGGCATTGGCAATAGGTTCTTTCATAGGGGCACTAACAGCAGTCTTAGTAGCTCCAAAACTATCAAACTTACCATGGAAACATATACTAACGTTTTGTTCTATTTGTATAGTCGTATATCTAATTTTCAAGCTATAGGAGAGATAGAAATGAATATTCATTATAAAAGAATTCACCATGTACAAATTTGTATTGATCACGGATTAGAGGATAAAGCAAGAGAATTTTACACAGATATACTTCAAATGAAAGAAATTGCGAAACCTGATTCTTTAATAGCAAACGGTGGCTTATGGTATAAAGTTGGTGACATTGAGCTTCATATCGGTACAGAATCTAATAAAACAGAGAGTAAAAGGCATCCTGCATTTGAAGTTCAAAATCTCAAACAGATTAAAAACTATTTTATAGAAAAAGGTATTAAGATCAACGAAGAAAAACCAATCCCAAATATGGACCGTTTTAGCTTTAGAGATCCATTTGGAAATAGAATAGAGTTTCTAGAAATGCAGTAACTTTTACTACTATAATAACAGTAAAAAGTCGTGCCGATTGTGTGGCCGCTTTCCACGGGGGAGGCGGTGCCTCGAACCCAAAGGCTCTGCGGGGTCTCACCAGCCTTTCCGCTCTCGCAGGAGTCGTCTACACAACCGGCACTATGTTTTAATTAAATACAATTTTTGTTTATTTGAGTCCGTTTCATAATGTATGATTACATACGAAAAACGAATGGTAGCATCGCGAACATATTATTTTGCATTACACTAAATTATTCGTTTTTCATTAAACGAACCGTAATTATGATATTGATTCATTTACTAATACTTTTCAAATCTCTTTTTTCCATTACTACTCTTTTTTCGGCAACAAGAGTATTAATAAGAAACTAATTACCGCGAATATACCTACTACCGCATATACAGTTTGTAAGGAAGTGGTTAATCCCGCTTGTAAAATAGAAATAAGACTATCGGAAAGTTGTGAACGTCGCTCTTCGTCTAGTAATAGAGTCGTAGAGTCTATCGATAGTTCATCAGCAACACCATTCTCTGATAAATGCTGTTGAAGCCTAGAGTTTAAAATACCACCTAACAACGCTGCACCTATCGTACTACCTAGTGTGCGCATAAACATATTAGAGGCTGTAGCTACTCCTCTTTGGCTCCATTCAACCGTTGACTGAATCGAAACGATAAATGCTGTAGTAGAGAAGCCCATACCTATTCCAATTAGGAAAGAACCAAACGCAGCCCATAGCGGTCCGTCTTCTGGAGAAAGAGTCATAAAGACAATACTCCCTGCGATTAATGCTACTCCACCAATAATAGAAGTTGTTCTGAAGCCAATTCTCAACAATAAGCGACCTGCAACAGTGGCGGCAATCGGCCAGCCAATAGACATCGTTGTTAATGTGAACCCTGCCACAATTGGTGGCCGTTCCATAACACCTTGAACAAACGCAGGAAGAAAACTAGAAATCCCTATTAACATAACCCCAGTCGTTAACGATACAACATTTGCCACTAAGATAGACCGCTCTTTCCATATCGAAAATGGCATCATTGGATCTTTCGCACGATTCTCTTGAATGATAAATAGCGTAAAAGAAATAATAGATAATAAAATTAAGCCAATAATCATTGCTGAATTCCACGCGAAGCTCACTCCACCTTCAACAAGAACAAACATTAGTGTACAAACTGAAACGAAAAGTAGAAGTGCTCCTCCATAATCTATAGACGGCTTTTTCTTTTCTACTTCTTCGTGTAAATAAAGCCATAAAACGATAATACAAAGTATACCAAGGGGAATGTTAATCCAGAATACATACCTCCAAGTGGCAAATTGTACAAGTAATCCACCAATTGCCGGGCCCATTACAGCAGAAATACCCCATACACTTGATAAATACCCTTGGATTTTTGCTCTTTCTTCTTTCGTATACATATCTCCGACAATTGTTGAAGCTATAGGCATAACTGCACCTGCACCAAATCCTTGAATAAAACGAAAAAAAATAAGCATCTCTATCGAGGTGGCCGCTCCACAAAGAGCTGAACCAATTAAAAATATGATAATTCCAAATGTGATAATTGGCTTACGGCCAAAAATATCGGAGAGCTTTCCATATATAAGTACAGTAACAGCGTTCATTAATAAATAGGATGAAAAAACCCAGCTATAATAAGAAAACCCACCAAGATCTGCTGCTATTGCTGGCATCGCTGTTGAGATAATTGTAGCCTCTACTGCTGCCATAAACATCGCTAACATAACAGCTGCTAGCACGAGAGGTTTCTTTGTTTTTTTAACTGCAGGCTTCCCCTTTTGCCCTTCGACTGCTTGTCCCATTTCTCTACTTCCTCTCTCTCTATGTACAAAAACGTTTTTAAACCTAAAAAAGGAAGACCTTTAGGAAAGGTCCTCGTTTACCGTTTACTTATTCAAACGTCTAATGTGACTGTTTAAACGTAGTAATATTGCTCTGCGCGTTAATATCCCCTCTAATATATGATCATCGTTTACAACGCATATAAAAGGATGGTCTACAACTAACTCCAATCCTTTCGTCACTTTATCATTTATATTTAAGAATGGGATATCTTTACTCATGATATCTTCTACAACCATTTGATCTAATCGTTCAAATTCTATTCTTTCAAGACCCAATATTGCGTCCATTATTTGAGTAGTACTAATTAATCCCTTAAGTTTATATGTTGGGTCTAATACAGGCACGGCAGTATAGCCTGTTTTTGTAAGTACTAGCAATGCATGTTCCAAGTTGTTTTTATATTGTACGTGAGCTACTCGTTCAGCAGAGATAATAAGGTCTTTCATTGTTGTTTCTAAAAATTCACCACTATGGAGGCTGATCATCGTTGTTCTTCCTCTCTACGTTTTCTCTCTAACATATTATGCATTCACATAAATTTGACCATATCCATTGTAGCACAAATTTATTATTTTATCTTTTATTACCCATTCCAAACAAGCTACTTTTATTTCGTATAGCGGTTCGCATACCCGAATGCTGCATATGAGTCTGGCTTTATTTTTGCCTCAATGCCCATTGCTTGAATTCTTCCTGTCATTTCTTGAATATAATCTTTTGTTTTACCTTTTGTACCAATATCAATGTGAATTTCAAATTGAAAATCAGCCCCAGCATCTAAGTTTGGTAATAGTAACTCTTGCAACTTTTCAAGCTTCTCTGCAGTAAACAAAAAGGCTGTTTCTTGACTTAATGCTGTTTCTAATGAGATCTTTTCGTGTAAATTACTTATTTTCCGTTTCACTACATGTGATTTTATGCACCCCCATGCGCCTTTACCTACTCGATGAAGGTGTATTGCTGTTATAAACCTTGTTTCTTTGTTATGAACATGTGAGTCTGTTCCAATGGAAAGAATATATGACGCATTAACATCACGTGAAATAAAATGGTGAATTTTCTCAAAAACTTCTTCAAATGTAATCGAACCTGAAACAATGTTATAAAACTTATCAGGATTCCCCATAACCCACACCCTTTGTAACATCCTACTACATTATATGTGAGCGGGTTCAAGGAAATTAATAGATTATCACGTTAGAAGAACTTCATAGAATAAAAGCATTTAACACAAAAAAACAAGCAACGATTACGCTGCTTGTTTTTTATTTTTAACCTTTACTTGTCTGAATGTTACGTTGAACATAAGAGCAGTTAGGGCACTTATATATAACATTCTGATTAGATTGAGCTGTTAAAACAGATTCCAATTTCTCTTTTTTATTACATTGAGGACAATGTACTAACGGAAACAAATCTTATCAACCACTCTTTCCATTTTTTATTTAAGAGTAAAGTTACTTGTCATACCTGAAATACTATTAAAGATTCTTCATAAATTCTTCATTCGAAACAAAAATGTCTTCTTTTCCTACATACGTAGGATTTGCAAGTACTAAACCAATATTTGTTGTAGAAGTTAAATCATCTATCATCGTAAAAGGAATAGAATTAGCATTTGCTAATCGAATATACTTAGATAAATATTGATAATTTAACCTACCATCTAAATAAAGATGAGAATTACGATTTTGCTTCATCAATGTTTCAATTGGTTTATATACTTTTGGCTTAATAACCTGCCCATCAGTTAAAGCAAGCAGAATTCTCTCTTTAAACTGAGTTAAATATTCTCTTCTTTCACTTGCTTTAAGTTCTGGAGCACCTTTTAACCCTCTGTCTATATAATCATCGATGTTTTTGCCCAAGGTTTCTCTCTCCTTATATTAGATAAGCATTAAGAAATTAAATCAAAAATTTCAATCGCAATCATATCAATATTGTCAAATTGGTATGTATCTGTGCCTTTACCTTCTCCATAAACTTCTAATTCGTACATTTCTGTTTTGTGGAAATACTTTACGCTACAAACTCTGTGTCCGTTCACTTCAAAAAAACGTTGAGACGGCTCTTGACCTTCTACTGCTGTTTCTTTTAAATCGTTTAGTCTTTTAATAATTCCTGAAAGTACTGACATTTAAAACACTCCTTTATTCCATCCTATCCTTATAATTCCTTATAGTTAATCACTTATTCGTATTATAAGAAATAGAATCTCATTAACTTTTTTAATTTTATTGCCAATTCAATATAGCTGAGTTACGATTTAACTGAGTTCGTTTCATAATGTTTTGCAACTAACCGAAAAACGAATGATAACAAGTAATAATAAAAAGTAAATTACTCGAAAGTAACGAACACATCAAAATTATAACAATATAATAATTCGTTTTTCAATAAACGAACCATATTTATGAAGTTAACTCAACTATATCATTTTATTCTAATTTAATCTAAAAATAAAGTAATTGCTCAAACTTTACATAGTTATCGTTAGAAAGGGGTTATTATGAACGTCACTGTTTATTCACAACCAGATTGTCCACCTTGTAAAATTGTGAAGGAATTTCTATCCTACCATCAAATTTCTTTTAAAGAAATAGATATTTCAAAAGATACAAATGCAAAAAAATATTTAATGAATGATTTACAATCCTATTCTACTCCTACTGTTGTAGTAGGAAAAGATGTTATTAAAGGATTTGATATTAGAACATTAGCTCAAATTTTAAATATTGAGGAATAAAAGCCCTACTCTTTTCCATGCTGTGTTAAAGTAGCTGTTGATTTCCGCGCAAGGCTTCGCTTTCCGCGGGCGTGTCTAGGTCTAGCGGGTAGCTCCGCAAGTCTAGCATGGTAATCTCGAGGGCAAAGTGTGCCCTCAAGCTGCCCCTCTCTTATGCTTGTCGGAGCTGAACGAGCCGCTTTCACTTTTCAAGGCGCCGGAGCCTCCTCGGCGCAAGCGCCTGTGGGGGTCTCCCGCTCCCCGCTTCTCCCGCAGGAGTCTCAGCCTTGCACGG is drawn from Bacillus alkalisoli and contains these coding sequences:
- a CDS encoding YueI family protein, whose product is MGKNIDDYIDRGLKGAPELKASERREYLTQFKERILLALTDGQVIKPKVYKPIETLMKQNRNSHLYLDGRLNYQYLSKYIRLANANSIPFTMIDDLTSTTNIGLVLANPTYVGKEDIFVSNEEFMKNL
- a CDS encoding DUF368 domain-containing protein; its protein translation is MEWKNLYRGVIMGISDLVPGVSGGTMAFILGIYEQLINSINRFFSRDWYKQIPFLLPLGIGMVAAIFAFSNLMEFLMENFIQPTSFLFIGLIFGIIPMLVKTADIKNNFTKRHFGLLFIAFLLVAAMAPFKNSTEAVIINELTFSTFFLFFFSGWIASMALLLPGISGSLVLLVIGTYASAISAISNFNFPIIFTFAAGIIIGFILCSKIVRYLLNHFAVGTFAVIIGLVLGSAVVVFPGISSNIIMNIISILTFIIGFFIVRIIGRKNDMKI
- a CDS encoding sulfite exporter TauE/SafE family protein, with protein sequence MEQYLFITLIGFVATFIGTLGGGGGLISLPAMLFLGVPIHSAIAANKFSNTFSSFSSFFALWRKKEVNAKLAFSLLPFTMAGGVIGAIGASILEEHTLLYIALFLLIFSIFLNNAKDMFRFISRKQKKLFSPTYFMIGAYDGFFGPGQAIMLMHSFLSSGYSYVTSIGLSRLQTFASCIMSFLVYFSFGYFDWRVGGALAIGSFIGALTAVLVAPKLSNLPWKHILTFCSICIVVYLIFKL
- a CDS encoding mechanosensitive ion channel family protein, whose translation is MNIDLTNFDIYAVLTALGIIFIRLCVILIAYSVIKSLGNKLISKLFQRAQDRQGLTRGRAMTLEKLTVNIFTYALIFFLFILVLENVFNIRATPILAGAGIVGLAVGFGAQGLVSDVVTGFFLLLEKQLDVGDFVTTAGMSGIVEEVGLRTTKLRDFDGTLHFIPNREIASMSNHSRGTMRALVDMSISYDDDIDKAMKVLQDVCDKFAVEEPAIKEGPNVVGVQTLGDSDVVIRIVARTENMEQWAVERKLRKAMKEALDANGIEIPFPHQVFIEKKN
- a CDS encoding YkuS family protein: MPKVGVEQSLTAVQEALQQKGYDVVQLTNEDDAKGCDCCVITGIDNNVMGITNSVTAGSVIEASGLSADEVCQQVESKLNH
- a CDS encoding VOC family protein, whose translation is MNIHYKRIHHVQICIDHGLEDKAREFYTDILQMKEIAKPDSLIANGGLWYKVGDIELHIGTESNKTESKRHPAFEVQNLKQIKNYFIEKGIKINEEKPIPNMDRFSFRDPFGNRIEFLEMQ
- a CDS encoding YkuJ family protein, translated to MSVLSGIIKRLNDLKETAVEGQEPSQRFFEVNGHRVCSVKYFHKTEMYELEVYGEGKGTDTYQFDNIDMIAIEIFDLIS
- a CDS encoding MDR family MFS transporter, which gives rise to MGQAVEGQKGKPAVKKTKKPLVLAAVMLAMFMAAVEATIISTAMPAIAADLGGFSYYSWVFSSYLLMNAVTVLIYGKLSDIFGRKPIITFGIIIFLIGSALCGAATSIEMLIFFRFIQGFGAGAVMPIASTIVGDMYTKEERAKIQGYLSSVWGISAVMGPAIGGLLVQFATWRYVFWINIPLGILCIIVLWLYLHEEVEKKKPSIDYGGALLLFVSVCTLMFVLVEGGVSFAWNSAMIIGLILLSIISFTLFIIQENRAKDPMMPFSIWKERSILVANVVSLTTGVMLIGISSFLPAFVQGVMERPPIVAGFTLTTMSIGWPIAATVAGRLLLRIGFRTTSIIGGVALIAGSIVFMTLSPEDGPLWAAFGSFLIGIGMGFSTTAFIVSIQSTVEWSQRGVATASNMFMRTLGSTIGAALLGGILNSRLQQHLSENGVADELSIDSTTLLLDEERRSQLSDSLISILQAGLTTSLQTVYAVVGIFAVISFLLILLLPKKE
- the dapD gene encoding 2,3,4,5-tetrahydropyridine-2,6-dicarboxylate N-acetyltransferase; translated protein: MKMMDANEIISFIQNSKKSTPVKVYVQGELEGINFGEASKVFVTGNTGVVFGEWAEIQEALQQNEAKIEDYVVENDRRNSAIPLLDMKGIKARIEPGAIIRDQVEIGDNAVIMMGASINIGAVIGEGTMIDMNVVLGGRATVGKNCHIGAGTVLAGVIEPPSAKPVVVEDDVVIGANAVVLEGVTVGKGAVVAAGAIVIDDVAPYTVVAGTPARKIKDIDEKTKSKTEIKQELRQL
- a CDS encoding N-acetyldiaminopimelate deacetylase — protein: MTEKSYVEIRRDLHLIPEKGFEEYKTQSYLLNYLSRLPNDNLEIETWRTGIFVFIKGSIGNKTVGYRADMDGLPITEETDLPFMSKHEGMMHACGHDFHMSIALGILTHFAHNQPNDHILFLFQPAEEGPGGALPMIQAESFHKWKPDNIIALHIAPEYPVGTIATKQGLLFANTSELFIDLLGKGGHAAFPHHTNDMVVAASYLVTQLQSIVARNVNPLDSAVITVGKITGGTVQNIIAEKARLEGTIRTLSATSMKSVKDRIESVVKGIEVGFNCQATIDYGCMYHQVYNDHTLTEEFMNFVQDETDIKLIECQEAMTGEDYGYMIENIPGFMFWLGVGSPFGLHHSKLNPNEDAIEKAIALITKYMSR
- the cbpB gene encoding cyclic-di-AMP-binding protein CbpB, coding for MISLHSGEFLETTMKDLIISAERVAHVQYKNNLEHALLVLTKTGYTAVPVLDPTYKLKGLISTTQIMDAILGLERIEFERLDQMVVEDIMSKDIPFLNINDKVTKGLELVVDHPFICVVNDDHILEGILTRRAILLRLNSHIRRLNK
- a CDS encoding LysR family transcriptional regulator, with the translated sequence MNTSEFEILTVLAKEKNMRKAAERLFVSQPALSQRLQSIEKGWGTKIFIRTQKGLLITPAGERIVQFADEVLQREGKVREEINSLDDEKVNGTLKIAVATIIGQYWLPKVLKRFIKQYPQAKVSLVTGWSSDILKSLYEDEVHVGIIRGNPEWKGVKKHVLSDTLYLVDTDITTIDELAHTERPFIQFKSDSTYYQEIQVWWRRHFPNAPKRTIVVDQIETCKQMALNGIGYAILPSVTIQDNDTHINKIPLGNNETDVLKRDTWLIGYESTFQLKQVEAFMDILEEFAE
- a CDS encoding ribonuclease H-like YkuK family protein encodes the protein MGNPDKFYNIVSGSITFEEVFEKIHHFISRDVNASYILSIGTDSHVHNKETRFITAIHLHRVGKGAWGCIKSHVVKRKISNLHEKISLETALSQETAFLFTAEKLEKLQELLLPNLDAGADFQFEIHIDIGTKGKTKDYIQEMTGRIQAMGIEAKIKPDSYAAFGYANRYTK
- a CDS encoding glutaredoxin domain-containing protein, whose translation is MMNVTVYSQPDCPPCKIVKEFLSYHQISFKEIDISKDTNAKKYLMNDLQSYSTPTVVVGKDVIKGFDIRTLAQILNIEE